One Staphylococcus ratti DNA segment encodes these proteins:
- the agrC gene encoding quorum-sensing sensor histidine kinase AgrC → MEIIDVILITFFQAFVFFAVINIIIIEKINYSFWDCFSLLFGVVIPSTILFIIYDRESLLFLVISSLVFFYYKKRIIGVIAVLSSVLILVICDFLATWFYYLINGLTINSTVLFVIYSFVFALITFITALVVRLLMIKLKYTWLYGNKIYFIVLIICLLVFFLTMFFFLPDQVANVAEFKMIGIFYFTFAAIFIAILLLVTITTSREIKYRKSKQEIDDYYNYTLKIEEVNNRIRKFRHDYINILSTMSEYLREDDLEGLKAYYAKHISPLKDHFEANSLKLNGVENLKVKEIKGVITTKILQAQERQIEISVEVADEINEINMEMIDLSRILGIIMDNAIEASMDIDSPMIQIAFIKTDTSVLIIIMNKAPENLPKLHTLYREGFSTKGKERGLGLSTLKEITDSKNNVFLETTIENHYFIQKLEIMNSNG, encoded by the coding sequence TTGGAAATAATAGATGTTATTTTAATTACATTCTTCCAAGCTTTTGTGTTTTTTGCTGTAATTAACATTATCATAATTGAAAAAATCAATTATAGCTTTTGGGATTGCTTCTCTCTTTTATTCGGGGTGGTAATCCCTTCTACTATTTTATTCATAATCTACGATAGAGAAAGTCTACTTTTTTTAGTTATTAGCTCCCTTGTATTCTTCTATTATAAAAAAAGAATAATTGGAGTAATTGCAGTACTATCAAGTGTATTAATTCTTGTTATTTGTGATTTTTTAGCCACCTGGTTTTATTACCTAATCAATGGATTAACAATTAACTCTACTGTTTTATTTGTTATTTATTCATTCGTGTTTGCATTAATAACGTTTATTACTGCTCTTGTAGTTAGACTTTTGATGATTAAACTAAAATACACATGGCTATACGGCAATAAAATCTATTTTATAGTATTAATCATTTGTCTTTTAGTTTTCTTTTTAACGATGTTCTTTTTTCTGCCAGATCAAGTAGCGAATGTCGCTGAATTTAAAATGATAGGTATTTTCTACTTCACTTTTGCGGCTATTTTTATTGCGATTTTATTATTAGTAACGATTACTACATCACGGGAAATCAAATATCGCAAAAGTAAGCAAGAAATTGACGATTACTACAATTACACTTTAAAAATCGAAGAAGTCAATAATCGCATTCGAAAGTTTAGACATGACTACATCAATATATTATCTACGATGTCAGAGTATTTGCGTGAAGATGATCTCGAAGGACTCAAAGCCTATTATGCTAAACATATTAGTCCACTTAAAGATCATTTTGAAGCAAATTCATTGAAATTAAACGGGGTAGAAAACCTGAAAGTTAAAGAAATTAAAGGTGTAATTACTACAAAAATATTACAAGCACAAGAACGCCAAATTGAAATAAGTGTGGAAGTCGCTGACGAAATTAATGAAATTAATATGGAAATGATTGATTTAAGTCGTATACTTGGAATTATAATGGACAATGCGATTGAAGCATCTATGGACATTGATTCGCCGATGATTCAAATTGCATTCATTAAAACAGATACTTCTGTGTTAATCATCATTATGAATAAAGCACCTGAAAATCTTCCTAAATTACACACCTTGTATCGAGAAGGCTTTTCTACAAAAGGTAAAGAACGTGGTTTAGGATTGTCTACTTTAAAAGAAATTACCGACAGCAAAAATAATGTATTTTTAGAAACAACGATTGAAAATCATTACTTTATTCAAAAATTAGAAATCATGAATAGCAATGGTTAA
- a CDS encoding accessory gene regulator AgrB has protein sequence MKVVDKTIDMLALRLQKRQNLDHVDYLKIRLGMQVFVINLFKGLITYGLAILLNIFLYTLTVHITYLVLRRFSHGAHAKTSLLCHVQNIIFFIFLPWLIVKYDIPFLFMLFLYILGWFLVLKYAPAATRKQPIKQSRVKGLKMKSLLVMTLYLVLILLVPSPYNLLIAYGAILQSMTLLPIFFPKEE, from the coding sequence ATGAAAGTCGTTGATAAAACCATCGATATGCTCGCATTAAGACTTCAAAAGAGACAAAATTTAGATCATGTTGATTACCTAAAAATACGTTTAGGCATGCAAGTGTTTGTAATTAATCTCTTCAAAGGTCTTATTACTTACGGATTGGCAATCCTTCTCAACATCTTTTTATACACACTCACTGTACACATTACGTATCTCGTTTTAAGGCGTTTTTCGCATGGTGCCCATGCGAAAACATCACTATTGTGTCATGTTCAAAATATTATATTCTTTATATTTTTACCATGGCTAATAGTTAAATATGACATACCATTCTTGTTTATGTTATTCTTATATATATTAGGATGGTTTTTGGTTTTAAAATATGCTCCTGCTGCAACACGTAAACAACCTATTAAACAATCACGTGTGAAAGGACTTAAAATGAAATCATTACTAGTTATGACATTGTATCTTGTATTGATTTTACTTGTCCCAAGCCCGTACAATTTGTTAATTGCGTATGGAGCGATTTTGCAGTCTATGACTTTATTACCAATATTTTTCCCTAAGGAGGAGTAA
- the groL gene encoding chaperonin GroEL (60 kDa chaperone family; promotes refolding of misfolded polypeptides especially under stressful conditions; forms two stacked rings of heptamers to form a barrel-shaped 14mer; ends can be capped by GroES; misfolded proteins enter the barrel where they are refolded when GroES binds) — protein MAKELKFSEDARQAMLRGVDQLANAVKVTIGPKGRNVVLDKEFTAPLITNDGVTIAKEIELEDPYENMGAKLVQEVANKTNEIAGDGTTTATVLAQAMIQEGLKNVTSGANPVGIRQGIDKAVAVAIEALHEISQKVENKEEIAQVGAISAADEEVGRFISEAMEKVGNDGVISIEESNGFNTELDVVEGMQFDRGYQSPYMVTDSDKMTAELEKPYILITDKKISSFQDILPLLEQVVQSSRPILIVADEVDGDALTNLVLNRMRGTFTAVAVKAPGFGDRRKAMLEDLAILTGAQVITDDLGLELKEATIDMLGTASKVEVTKDNTTVVDGDGDATNIDARVNQLKAQIDETDSDFDREKLQERLAKLAGGVAVIKVGAASETELKERKLRIEDALNSTRAAVEEGIVAGGGTALMNVYQNVSEIEAEGDEATGINIVLKALQAPVRQIAENAGLEGSVIVERMKNADPGVGYNAATNEWVNMLEAGIVDPTKVTRSALQHAASVAAMFLTTEAVVASIPEDKGNDAPPMGGMPGMM, from the coding sequence ATGGCAAAAGAATTAAAATTCTCAGAAGATGCGCGCCAAGCTATGTTACGTGGTGTAGACCAACTTGCGAATGCAGTTAAAGTAACAATTGGGCCAAAAGGACGTAATGTTGTATTAGACAAAGAATTTACGGCACCTTTAATTACAAATGATGGCGTGACAATCGCAAAAGAAATTGAATTAGAAGACCCGTATGAAAATATGGGCGCTAAACTTGTACAAGAAGTTGCTAACAAAACAAACGAAATTGCAGGGGACGGTACAACAACTGCGACAGTGCTTGCTCAAGCAATGATTCAAGAAGGACTGAAAAACGTAACAAGCGGTGCGAATCCTGTAGGAATCCGTCAAGGCATTGATAAAGCAGTAGCAGTAGCGATAGAAGCATTACATGAGATTTCTCAAAAAGTTGAAAACAAAGAAGAAATTGCGCAAGTAGGTGCCATTTCAGCTGCAGATGAAGAAGTAGGTCGTTTCATTTCTGAAGCAATGGAAAAAGTAGGTAATGATGGTGTCATATCTATAGAAGAGTCTAACGGTTTTAATACAGAATTAGACGTTGTCGAAGGTATGCAATTTGACCGTGGTTATCAGTCACCTTATATGGTAACAGATTCAGATAAAATGACTGCTGAATTAGAAAAACCGTATATATTAATTACGGATAAGAAAATTTCATCATTCCAAGACATTTTACCGCTATTAGAACAAGTGGTACAGTCTAGTCGTCCAATTCTTATCGTAGCTGATGAAGTTGACGGCGATGCGTTAACGAACCTTGTTTTAAACCGTATGCGCGGTACCTTTACTGCAGTAGCTGTAAAAGCGCCAGGATTCGGTGATAGACGTAAAGCGATGTTAGAGGACTTAGCGATTCTAACTGGTGCTCAAGTGATTACTGATGATTTAGGGCTTGAATTAAAAGAAGCAACGATTGATATGTTAGGTACAGCAAGCAAAGTAGAAGTGACAAAAGACAATACTACAGTAGTAGATGGCGATGGAGATGCTACAAATATTGATGCACGTGTGAATCAACTTAAAGCACAAATTGATGAAACAGATTCAGATTTCGATCGCGAAAAATTACAAGAACGCCTTGCTAAACTCGCTGGTGGTGTCGCAGTAATTAAAGTAGGTGCAGCTTCAGAAACTGAACTTAAAGAGCGTAAGTTACGTATTGAAGATGCGTTAAACTCTACACGTGCAGCAGTTGAAGAAGGAATTGTTGCTGGTGGTGGTACAGCATTAATGAACGTGTACCAAAATGTAAGTGAAATAGAAGCTGAAGGTGACGAAGCAACAGGTATTAATATTGTACTAAAAGCGTTACAAGCACCTGTGCGCCAAATTGCTGAAAATGCTGGCCTTGAAGGTTCGGTTATTGTAGAACGCATGAAAAATGCTGACCCAGGTGTGGGTTACAATGCGGCTACGAACGAATGGGTAAACATGCTAGAAGCAGGTATTGTAGACCCTACAAAAGTAACACGTTCTGCATTACAACATGCAGCAAGCGTAGCTGCAATGTTCTTAACAACAGAAGCGGTAGTTGCTAGCATTCCAGAAGACAAAGGAAATGACGCACCTCCAATGGGCGGCATGCCAGGTATGATGTAA
- a CDS encoding SdrH family protein, with protein MFKKKNTRRLKMVSVALLTIGTLFYVPTSVVTSANATTDKLTASIIGLTDTHTLAYTNVSHLSNSTRALFEALSTEESSTEEPSTEQPSTEEPSTEQPSTEEPSTEQPSTEEPSTEQPSTEEPSTEQPSTEEPSTEQPSTEEPSTEQPSTEEPSTEQPSTEEPSTEQPIPPNQGNGTNTDNRQGPIVIDPTHRNTGGLNPGTDFILNPGLRHQQAKNDEMLLNQSFNPLATRQYYQNLDRKMLALMTGEIGSITDNKKASGRLNASSQNEDKVHEINQNGENLEASQNGNHHNGKHEGLNILKYIGIGIGSLLFIVGFSYAIWRRIKKFN; from the coding sequence TTGTTTAAAAAGAAAAATACGCGTCGATTAAAAATGGTTAGTGTAGCACTGTTAACTATAGGCACTCTTTTTTATGTTCCTACAAGTGTCGTTACTTCCGCAAATGCAACGACGGATAAATTAACAGCGTCCATTATAGGACTCACTGATACACATACTTTAGCATATACAAATGTTTCGCATCTTTCTAATTCTACGCGCGCATTGTTCGAAGCTTTATCAACAGAAGAATCGTCGACAGAAGAGCCATCAACAGAACAGCCGTCGACAGAGGAGCCATCAACGGAACAGCCGTCGACAGAGGAGCCATCAACGGAACAGCCGTCGACAGAAGAGCCATCAACGGAACAACCGTCGACAGAGGAGCCATCAACAGAACAGCCGTCGACAGAAGAGCCGTCAACGGAACAACCATCGACAGAAGAGCCATCAACAGAACAACCGTCGACAGAGGAGCCATCAACGGAACAGCCATCGACAGAAGAACCGTCAACAGAGCAACCTATTCCACCTAATCAAGGAAATGGCACAAATACAGACAATCGTCAGGGCCCAATTGTGATTGATCCTACTCATCGCAATACTGGTGGGCTAAATCCAGGAACAGATTTTATTTTAAATCCAGGGTTAAGACATCAACAAGCGAAGAATGATGAAATGTTGCTCAATCAATCTTTTAATCCTTTAGCAACGCGTCAATATTATCAAAATTTAGATCGAAAAATGCTTGCTTTAATGACTGGAGAAATTGGATCGATTACAGATAATAAAAAAGCATCGGGAAGATTAAATGCCTCTTCTCAAAATGAAGATAAAGTACACGAGATTAACCAAAATGGTGAAAATTTAGAGGCGAGTCAAAATGGAAATCATCATAATGGCAAACATGAAGGTTTAAATATTTTAAAATATATAGGTATTGGCATAGGTAGTCTTTTATTTATAGTGGGATTTAGTTATGCAATATGGAGAAGAATAAAAAAATTTAATTAA
- the agrD gene encoding cyclic lactone autoinducer peptide AgrD — translation MPILEAIFNLFTSFFKSLGTFASINPCTGFFDEPEVPQELSKAE, via the coding sequence ATGCCTATTCTCGAAGCTATTTTCAATTTATTTACTAGTTTTTTTAAATCTTTAGGTACTTTTGCCTCAATTAACCCATGCACAGGTTTTTTTGATGAGCCTGAAGTTCCTCAAGAGTTAAGCAAAGCAGAATAA
- the groES gene encoding co-chaperone GroES, which yields MLKPIGNRIVIEKKEREQTTKSGIVLTDSAKEKSNEGEVVAVGTGRILDNGQRIEPEVSVGDRVVFQQYAGTEVKRGETAYLILTEEDVLAIIEE from the coding sequence ATGCTTAAACCAATTGGAAACCGCATTGTTATTGAAAAGAAAGAAAGAGAACAAACTACAAAAAGCGGTATCGTTTTAACAGATTCTGCGAAGGAAAAATCAAATGAAGGTGAAGTCGTTGCGGTAGGTACGGGACGAATTTTAGATAATGGTCAACGTATTGAACCAGAAGTAAGCGTTGGCGATCGTGTTGTGTTTCAACAATATGCAGGTACTGAAGTAAAAAGAGGCGAAACAGCTTACCTCATTCTAACAGAAGAAGACGTTTTAGCTATTATTGAAGAATAA
- a CDS encoding methylated-DNA--[protein]-cysteine S-methyltransferase yields MKLYFQDFQTPLGEMCAVATQDTLVMLSFKDSKDYPTTIQKLKKRGSLTRVSHHPIIAQIASELTAYFYGECSIFKTPTRYLTGTSFQQSVWEALQQLKIGSTVNYSHIAHMIERPQSTRAVATAIGHNPLSIIVPCHRVIRKDGQLGGFNSGLYRKKQLLKHEARIKTTIS; encoded by the coding sequence ATGAAACTTTATTTTCAAGACTTTCAAACACCTTTAGGAGAAATGTGTGCTGTCGCTACGCAAGATACACTCGTTATGCTTAGCTTTAAAGATTCAAAAGATTATCCTACGACAATACAAAAATTAAAAAAACGCGGTTCACTCACACGTGTTTCACATCACCCTATTATTGCACAAATTGCTAGCGAGCTTACCGCATATTTTTATGGAGAATGTTCCATATTTAAAACACCTACTCGTTATCTTACTGGTACTTCCTTTCAACAAAGTGTGTGGGAAGCACTACAACAGTTAAAAATAGGAAGTACCGTTAATTATAGCCACATAGCCCATATGATTGAGCGCCCTCAAAGTACACGTGCAGTAGCTACGGCAATCGGACACAATCCATTATCCATCATAGTGCCTTGTCATCGTGTCATACGTAAAGATGGCCAACTAGGTGGGTTTAACAGTGGTCTTTACCGTAAAAAACAATTATTAAAACATGAAGCACGTATTAAAACAACTATTTCTTAG
- a CDS encoding carbon-nitrogen family hydrolase — MNVQVYQFYVEPQSPSKNETKIKKLIAENIQDETEVIVLPEMWNNGYALQALKENADSHLQRSFQFIKSLALHYNVDIIAGSVSNRENESIFNTAFAVNRHGEKIYNYHKIHLVPMLNEPNYLDAGHNVPYMFELSDGTPVSQIICYDLRFPELTRYPAASGAKVMFYVAQWPDVRLNHWCKLLQARAIENNMYVIAANTCGSDGNTIFAGHSLVINPNGDIIAEANQVETVLNVKLNLNEVDEQRKKIPVFDNLRPEVYQHFTK, encoded by the coding sequence ATGAATGTGCAAGTTTATCAATTTTATGTTGAACCCCAGTCGCCTTCAAAAAACGAAACAAAAATTAAAAAATTAATCGCCGAAAATATCCAAGATGAGACTGAAGTTATTGTACTTCCAGAAATGTGGAATAACGGTTATGCCCTTCAAGCTTTAAAAGAAAATGCTGATAGCCATTTACAACGTTCTTTTCAATTCATAAAGTCTTTAGCTTTACACTATAATGTTGATATTATTGCTGGATCTGTGTCTAATCGTGAAAATGAAAGTATTTTTAATACCGCTTTTGCTGTTAATCGTCACGGCGAAAAAATATACAACTATCACAAAATACATCTTGTTCCAATGCTAAATGAGCCGAACTATTTAGATGCAGGTCATAACGTTCCTTATATGTTTGAATTAAGTGATGGTACACCCGTTTCACAAATCATTTGCTATGATTTACGTTTTCCTGAGCTTACGCGCTATCCAGCCGCAAGCGGAGCCAAAGTAATGTTTTATGTCGCACAATGGCCCGACGTTCGACTCAACCATTGGTGTAAATTATTACAAGCACGAGCAATAGAGAATAATATGTATGTCATCGCAGCAAACACATGTGGAAGTGATGGTAACACAATATTTGCCGGTCATTCTTTGGTTATTAACCCAAATGGAGATATTATAGCAGAAGCAAATCAAGTGGAAACAGTTTTAAACGTCAAACTTAATTTAAATGAAGTGGATGAACAACGTAAAAAAATCCCAGTATTTGATAATTTACGCCCAGAAGTTTATCAACATTTTACCAAATAG
- the mroQ gene encoding intramembrane glutamic endopeptidase MroQ, protein MNRILVSILTLILYLFAQFAPTIANHFGLLPQHQNQFALMKQLIHIQLIIFIVVAVIILIMQWRVKNPLQLELGHKEPKRYILPWVIAGLAIVLILQIVVNVISVFVLNSNPASENTLKLMKIAKEMPIFILLIAIIGPLLEEFVFRKVIFGELYQFIKGTNTIRFIIASIISSSIFAIAHMDFSHFLAYFVMGIVFSAFYFYTKRLSVAIGIHMAQNALVALVQLTIPEKVMEESLKQTQFIHTIFAFLF, encoded by the coding sequence ATGAATCGAATACTCGTTTCTATTCTAACTCTCATACTCTATCTTTTTGCCCAATTTGCACCTACTATTGCCAATCACTTTGGGCTACTACCTCAGCATCAGAATCAGTTTGCACTTATGAAACAACTTATACATATTCAATTAATCATTTTTATTGTCGTTGCGGTTATTATTCTAATCATGCAATGGCGTGTAAAAAATCCATTACAACTTGAATTAGGCCATAAAGAACCTAAACGATACATACTCCCTTGGGTTATTGCGGGGTTAGCTATCGTATTAATCTTACAAATTGTCGTTAATGTCATTAGTGTATTTGTACTAAATAGTAATCCGGCAAGCGAAAATACGCTGAAACTAATGAAAATTGCAAAGGAAATGCCGATATTTATTTTGCTCATTGCGATTATCGGGCCACTTCTAGAAGAATTTGTTTTTAGAAAAGTAATATTTGGAGAATTATATCAATTCATCAAAGGTACTAATACAATCCGATTTATCATTGCAAGCATTATTAGTTCGTCTATATTTGCAATCGCACATATGGATTTTTCACATTTTTTAGCTTATTTTGTAATGGGTATCGTGTTCTCTGCTTTTTATTTCTACACTAAACGTTTGAGTGTCGCTATCGGAATCCATATGGCACAAAATGCTCTCGTAGCACTTGTCCAACTTACGATTCCTGAAAAAGTGATGGAAGAATCTCTAAAACAAACGCAATTTATTCATACGATCTTTGCCTTCCTTTTCTAA